A region from the Pseudonocardia petroleophila genome encodes:
- a CDS encoding 5,10-methylene-tetrahydrofolate dehydrogenase: MDTDRLHEPSTDGRERVVVVGLVATPPDHPARIVDLLSGELAELLSTHVDRRVRWEVRSDWGAVAPRRDAGLGALLDDVAERRETAGWDITICLTDLPLHVSRLPLVAHYSLRRRVGLVSLPALGLGQVTAAPAAVLGLVEGLAVALVDDRSRPREEGVGRLVESVAPVRRVVDDADDGEIGFVSSRITGGMRLLAGMVRANRPGRALLGLSKLVVGAFGTAAFALTTNTIWQMGAALDGPRLTLIMLLSLVGLVVWLIVAHDLWERASGETPRELARLFNAGTALTLGLATCVSYLVLFAGTVTAAALLIDPTVLSQSLGRPAGPADYAVLAWIITSLATVGGAVGSGLEDEDSVRTAAYGYHPTPTGRRDDTVQDGGPGGP; encoded by the coding sequence GTGGACACGGATCGCCTGCACGAGCCGAGCACCGACGGGCGGGAGCGCGTCGTCGTGGTCGGGCTCGTCGCCACCCCACCGGACCACCCGGCCCGGATCGTCGACCTGCTGTCCGGCGAGCTCGCGGAGCTGCTGAGCACGCACGTCGACCGCCGGGTGCGGTGGGAGGTGCGCAGCGACTGGGGTGCGGTCGCCCCCCGCCGCGACGCCGGCCTCGGCGCGCTGCTCGACGACGTGGCGGAGCGCCGCGAGACCGCAGGGTGGGACATCACGATCTGCCTGACCGACCTGCCCCTGCACGTCTCGCGGCTGCCACTGGTCGCGCACTACTCGCTGCGTCGCCGCGTCGGGCTCGTCTCGCTGCCGGCGCTCGGCCTCGGACAGGTCACAGCGGCACCTGCCGCAGTGCTCGGTCTGGTCGAGGGCCTGGCCGTCGCGCTGGTCGACGACCGGTCCCGTCCCCGGGAGGAGGGGGTCGGGAGGCTGGTGGAGAGCGTCGCCCCCGTCCGCCGGGTGGTCGACGACGCCGACGACGGCGAGATCGGTTTCGTGTCCTCCCGCATCACCGGCGGGATGCGGCTGCTGGCGGGCATGGTGCGTGCCAACCGTCCCGGCCGGGCGCTGCTCGGGTTGTCCAAGCTCGTGGTCGGCGCGTTCGGCACGGCCGCCTTCGCCCTGACCACCAACACCATCTGGCAGATGGGCGCCGCCCTGGACGGCCCCCGGCTCACCCTGATCATGCTGCTCAGCCTCGTCGGCCTGGTCGTCTGGCTGATCGTCGCGCACGACCTGTGGGAGAGGGCGTCCGGCGAGACCCCACGCGAGCTGGCCCGCCTGTTCAACGCGGGCACCGCCCTCACCCTGGGCCTCGCGACCTGCGTCTCCTACCTGGTGCTGTTCGCCGGAACCGTCACCGCGGCCGCGCTCCTCATCGACCCGACCGTGCTGTCCCAGAGCCTGGGCCGGCCGGCCGGCCCGGCCGACTACGCGGTGCTCGCGTGGATCATCACCTCGTTGGCCACGGTGGGCGGCGCCGTCGGCTCCGGTCTCGAGGACGAGGACAGCGTGCGCACCGCCGCCTACGGCTACCACCCGACACCCACCGGCCGGCGCGACGACACCGTGCAGGACGGCGGACCGGGCGGCCCGTAG
- a CDS encoding NADPH-dependent F420 reductase, translating to MDIAMIGAGTVGRALASSMVRAGHTVWVSDVDAETARATAGATGATAAGSNRTAADAAQVIVLAVHHDAVGPILDELGRAVDGKIVVDVTNRMDPQQLDGTSNAEATAARVPAAHVVKAFNTALAARQADPVVDGVQLDGFVAGDDEQARKAVLDLVASMGFRPVDAGELIMARALEAMAMLNIRLNISNGWPWQDGWKLVGPTG from the coding sequence ATGGATATCGCGATGATCGGAGCGGGCACGGTCGGACGGGCGTTGGCCTCGTCGATGGTGCGTGCGGGGCACACCGTGTGGGTCAGTGACGTCGACGCCGAGACGGCCAGGGCCACGGCCGGCGCGACCGGCGCCACGGCGGCCGGCTCGAACCGGACCGCGGCGGATGCCGCACAGGTGATCGTGCTCGCCGTCCACCACGACGCGGTCGGTCCGATCCTGGACGAGCTCGGCCGGGCGGTGGACGGCAAGATCGTGGTCGACGTCACCAACCGGATGGATCCGCAGCAGCTCGACGGGACGTCCAACGCCGAGGCCACCGCGGCCCGGGTGCCCGCGGCGCACGTGGTCAAGGCGTTCAACACCGCACTGGCCGCGCGTCAGGCGGACCCGGTCGTCGACGGCGTGCAGCTCGACGGCTTCGTCGCGGGCGACGACGAGCAGGCCAGGAAGGCGGTCCTGGACCTGGTCGCCTCGATGGGGTTCCGACCGGTCGACGCCGGCGAGCTGATCATGGCGAGGGCGCTGGAGGCGATGGCGATGCTGAACATCAGGCTCAACATCAGCAACGGATGGCCGTGGCAGGACGGCTGGAAGCTCGTCGGCCCGACCGGCTGA
- a CDS encoding type 1 glutamine amidotransferase domain-containing protein: MAHALEGKRIAILATDGVERVELEQPRGALYGAGASSDLLSIHPGEIQARQFDLVSAGTFSVDRLVTDASVDEYDALLLPGGTVNPDGLRINSDAVGFIRSFVATGRPVAAICHGPWTLIEADVVRGHRFTSWPSLWTDLRNAGAEALDEEVVVDGQFTTSRSPADLPAFCAAVVEQFARSRVPS; this comes from the coding sequence ATGGCACACGCACTCGAGGGCAAGCGGATCGCGATCCTGGCCACCGACGGGGTGGAGCGGGTCGAGCTGGAACAGCCCCGCGGGGCGCTCTACGGCGCGGGCGCGTCCAGCGACCTGCTGTCGATCCACCCGGGGGAGATCCAGGCCCGGCAGTTCGACCTGGTGTCGGCGGGGACGTTCTCCGTCGACCGGCTCGTGACCGACGCCTCCGTCGACGAGTACGACGCGCTGCTCCTGCCCGGCGGCACCGTCAACCCCGACGGGCTGCGGATCAACTCCGACGCCGTCGGGTTCATCCGGTCCTTCGTCGCCACCGGCAGGCCCGTCGCGGCCATCTGCCACGGGCCGTGGACGCTGATCGAGGCCGACGTCGTCCGCGGTCACCGGTTCACGTCCTGGCCCAGCCTGTGGACCGACCTGCGCAACGCCGGTGCCGAGGCCCTCGACGAGGAGGTCGTCGTCGACGGGCAGTTCACCACCAGCCGCTCGCCGGCCGACCTGCCCGCCTTCTGCGCGGCCGTCGTGGAGCAGTTCGCGAGGTCGCGGGTGCCGAGCTGA
- the fdhA gene encoding formaldehyde dehydrogenase, glutathione-independent — MADNRAVVYRGPGTVTVETVDYPGLVLRPGPGVPAGNENRRCPHGVILKVVASNICGSDQHMVRGRTTAPVGLILGHEITGEVVEKGPDVENLAVGDIVSVPFNVSCGRCRTCHEGDTGICLNVNPERPGGAYGYVDMGGWPGGQAEYVMVPYADWTALRFPDRDQALAKIRDLAMLTDIFPTGYHGCVTAGVGTGSTVYVAGAGPVGLAAATSAFLLGAAVVIVGDMNAERLAHARSFGCATLDPSAGPLPDQIAEILGVPEVDAAVDCVGFEARAHTEDGREAPATVLNSAMEITRAGGRIGIPGLYVTDDPGAADEASRVGALSMRFGLGWARSHSFATGQCPVLRYNRGLMMAILNDRVQIARNVNATVIPLDGAPDGYAQFDAGVPRKFILDPHGMIPAT, encoded by the coding sequence ATGGCGGACAATCGTGCGGTGGTCTACCGGGGTCCGGGCACGGTGACCGTCGAGACGGTCGACTACCCCGGGCTGGTCCTGCGACCGGGCCCGGGCGTCCCGGCCGGCAACGAGAACCGCAGGTGCCCGCACGGCGTGATCCTGAAGGTCGTGGCGTCCAACATCTGCGGCAGCGACCAGCACATGGTCCGCGGACGCACGACCGCGCCGGTCGGGCTGATCCTCGGCCACGAGATCACCGGCGAGGTCGTCGAGAAGGGGCCCGACGTCGAGAACCTCGCCGTCGGCGACATCGTCTCGGTGCCGTTCAACGTCTCCTGCGGGCGCTGCCGCACCTGCCACGAGGGCGACACCGGGATCTGCCTGAACGTCAACCCCGAGCGTCCCGGCGGCGCCTACGGCTACGTCGACATGGGCGGCTGGCCCGGTGGTCAGGCCGAGTACGTGATGGTGCCCTACGCGGACTGGACCGCGCTGCGCTTCCCCGACCGGGACCAGGCGCTGGCGAAGATCCGCGACCTGGCGATGCTCACCGACATCTTCCCGACCGGGTACCACGGCTGCGTCACGGCAGGCGTGGGCACCGGCTCGACGGTCTACGTCGCCGGGGCCGGACCGGTCGGTCTCGCCGCGGCGACCTCGGCGTTCCTGCTCGGGGCCGCGGTGGTGATCGTCGGCGACATGAACGCCGAGCGGCTCGCGCACGCGCGCAGCTTCGGGTGCGCCACCCTGGACCCCTCGGCGGGCCCGCTGCCCGACCAGATCGCCGAGATCCTGGGCGTGCCCGAGGTGGACGCCGCCGTCGACTGCGTCGGCTTCGAGGCCAGGGCCCACACCGAGGACGGCCGCGAGGCGCCGGCGACGGTGCTCAACAGCGCGATGGAGATCACCCGGGCGGGTGGGCGGATCGGCATCCCCGGGCTGTACGTGACCGACGACCCCGGCGCCGCCGACGAGGCCAGCAGGGTCGGTGCGCTGTCGATGCGGTTCGGGCTGGGCTGGGCCAGGTCCCACTCCTTCGCGACCGGCCAGTGCCCGGTGCTGCGCTACAACCGCGGGCTGATGATGGCGATCCTCAACGACCGGGTGCAGATCGCCCGCAACGTCAACGCCACGGTCATCCCCCTGGACGGGGCGCCGGACGGCTACGCGCAGTTCGACGCCGGCGTCCCGCGGAAGTTCATCCTCGACCCGCACGGCATGATCCCGGCCACCTGA
- a CDS encoding universal stress protein, with the protein MARDHSPRGGCGADRSSLGGPRGRRQVRPAPDAGPSARTAPRWRAPTARGARAGRSGGARRVAHPRCRGRTGARRRVPRRRARCSEPSALLGSVSTALVRHADCPVVVVGPLARRPVRPGDGAGVRTVEPGRGRQGVAGDP; encoded by the coding sequence GTGGCACGCGATCACTCTCCTCGTGGTGGGTGTGGTGCCGACCGGTCCAGCCTCGGTGGGCCGCGCGGCCGCCGCCAGGTTCGTCCGGCCCCGGATGCGGGACCTTCGGCCCGGACCGCACCGCGGTGGCGGGCACCGACGGCTCGGGGAGCACGCGCCGGCCGGAGCGGGGGCGCTCGGCGCGTCGCACACCCCCGGTGCCGAGGTCGAACGGGAGCTCGTCGTCGGGTACCCCGCCGGCGCGCACGGTGCTCGGAGCCGTCGGCCCTGCTCGGGTCGGTGAGCACGGCACTCGTGCGCCACGCCGACTGCCCGGTCGTGGTCGTCGGCCCGCTCGCCCGACGACCGGTCCGGCCGGGCGATGGGGCGGGTGTCCGCACGGTCGAGCCCGGTCGCGGGCGGCAGGGGGTCGCCGGCGACCCGTGA
- a CDS encoding Acg family FMN-binding oxidoreductase, with protein MPPIPTAALDEALHAPSVHNSQPWRWRITPDAVELHADPDRHLQVTDPDRRDLVLSCGAALHHLTVALAAHGAAAVVDRLPDPEDSTHLASVSIGPGRPDAVDAGLFPAISARRTERRRMSHRPVPVKLLGRLAEHARRAGALLVPVSGPVARDRLALALDDAGRLQRSVPGYPAELRLWTHRLPAASDGIPATATTARLRRDSSPPLRAFPGGRLRERRQLTGHGGTDDAAEFVVVATAQDRVLDRLRAGEALSAVLLAATLAGLATTPLSQATEVATVRDALRTRVLHVPEHPQIVLRLGWPATHADPLPATPRRPLRSVLLP; from the coding sequence GTGCCACCGATACCGACGGCCGCCCTCGACGAGGCGCTGCACGCCCCGTCGGTGCACAACTCGCAGCCGTGGCGCTGGCGGATCACCCCGGATGCGGTCGAGCTGCACGCCGACCCCGACCGGCACCTCCAGGTGACCGACCCGGACCGTCGCGATCTCGTCCTCAGCTGCGGGGCGGCCCTGCACCACCTGACCGTCGCGCTGGCCGCGCACGGCGCCGCCGCGGTCGTCGACCGGCTGCCCGATCCCGAGGACTCCACGCACCTCGCGTCCGTGTCGATCGGACCGGGACGACCCGACGCCGTCGACGCCGGCCTGTTCCCGGCCATCTCCGCCCGCCGGACCGAGCGGCGGCGGATGAGCCACCGACCCGTGCCCGTCAAGCTGCTGGGACGACTGGCCGAGCACGCCCGCCGGGCGGGGGCCCTCCTGGTGCCCGTCAGCGGACCGGTCGCCCGGGACCGGCTCGCCCTGGCCCTCGACGACGCCGGCCGGCTGCAGCGGTCCGTCCCGGGCTACCCGGCCGAGCTGCGCCTGTGGACCCACCGCCTCCCCGCCGCCAGCGACGGGATCCCGGCCACGGCGACGACCGCGAGGCTCCGCCGCGACAGCTCGCCCCCGCTGCGCGCCTTCCCCGGCGGGCGGCTGCGCGAGCGACGCCAGCTCACCGGGCACGGCGGCACCGACGACGCCGCCGAGTTCGTGGTCGTGGCCACCGCGCAGGACCGGGTCCTCGACCGACTCCGTGCCGGCGAAGCCCTCAGCGCCGTGCTGCTGGCCGCCACGCTCGCCGGTCTGGCGACCACCCCGCTCAGCCAGGCGACCGAGGTCGCGACGGTCCGGGACGCGCTGCGCACCCGCGTCCTGCACGTCCCGGAGCACCCGCAGATCGTCCTGCGCCTGGGGTGGCCCGCCACCCACGCCGACCCGCTCCCCGCCACCCCGCGCCGCCCGCTGCGGTCGGTCCTCCTGCCCTGA
- the gap gene encoding type I glyceraldehyde-3-phosphate dehydrogenase, whose translation MRVRVGINGMGRIGRSVLRASLDRDEPGFEIVAVNDLAPPETIAHLLRHDSTYGEWRRRIDVSDGYLTVDDRAVRATQEPDPTRLGWDAVGVELVVEATGRFRSRGDVGGHLTAGARKVVVTAPGHDLDATIVMGVNQDVYDAVDHHLVSNASCTTNCAAPMAQVLHHAFGIEQGLLTTVHSYTSDQNLVDAPHRDLRRARSAAVNIIPTSTGAARAIGEVLPELAGRLDGVALRVPVVDASLVDLTVLLSGTATATAGQVNRAFRTAADGPLKNVMRCTDEPLVSRDVIGDPASCVIDLGLTQATGSLVKVFGWYDNEWGYTQRTVDLADLMARTMPDRT comes from the coding sequence ATGCGGGTCCGGGTGGGCATCAACGGCATGGGACGCATCGGGCGCAGCGTGCTCCGTGCGTCCCTCGACCGGGACGAACCCGGTTTCGAGATCGTCGCGGTCAACGACCTCGCCCCGCCCGAGACCATCGCGCACCTCCTGCGCCACGACTCCACCTACGGTGAGTGGCGACGCCGCATCGACGTGTCCGACGGGTACCTCACCGTCGACGACCGGGCGGTGCGGGCGACGCAGGAGCCCGACCCGACCCGGCTGGGCTGGGACGCGGTGGGCGTCGAACTCGTCGTCGAGGCCACCGGACGCTTCCGCTCCCGTGGCGACGTCGGCGGCCACCTCACCGCGGGTGCCCGCAAGGTGGTCGTCACGGCCCCGGGGCACGACCTCGACGCCACGATCGTCATGGGGGTCAACCAGGACGTCTACGACGCCGTCGACCACCACCTCGTCTCCAACGCCTCGTGCACCACCAACTGCGCCGCACCGATGGCCCAGGTCCTGCACCACGCCTTCGGCATCGAGCAGGGCCTGCTCACGACCGTGCACAGCTACACGAGCGACCAGAACCTCGTCGACGCCCCGCACCGCGACCTGCGCCGGGCCCGCTCCGCCGCCGTCAACATCATCCCCACCAGCACCGGAGCGGCACGCGCGATCGGCGAGGTGCTGCCCGAGCTGGCCGGCAGGCTCGACGGGGTCGCGCTGCGCGTGCCCGTCGTCGACGCGTCGCTGGTGGACCTGACCGTCCTGCTGAGCGGCACCGCCACCGCCACCGCCGGGCAGGTCAACCGGGCCTTCCGCACCGCCGCCGACGGCCCGCTCAAGAACGTCATGCGGTGCACGGACGAACCGCTGGTGTCGCGCGACGTCATCGGGGACCCCGCCTCGTGCGTGATCGATCTCGGCCTGACCCAGGCCACGGGGAGCCTGGTCAAGGTCTTCGGCTGGTACGACAACGAATGGGGCTACACGCAGCGCACCGTCGACCTGGCGGACCTGATGGCCCGCACCATGCCGGACAGGACCTGA
- a CDS encoding universal stress protein, with amino-acid sequence MHERPGGRTDVVVGVDDSDHALHAVGWAAAEARLRGASLRIVHAGTAGPGPRGVLARAVTVARRAEPGLAVSTTLSPAEPVLALLDAASAAALLVVGMGGSVDRVLVSSVALDVSTRAACPVVVVRGGPVPPHGPVLVGVDTVEGDAPALTVAFCDARRHGGRVAVLHSRAVATAPVLPAAELAADIEARNRLCGELSPWTARFPDVPVEVSVVHDLPATALLRAAEGARLLAVGTRGHGAYARALFGSTSREVLRRSPVTVVVVDPVAAVHVAQDAQTSQAATAGLDHPHDRSVLF; translated from the coding sequence ATGCACGAGCGACCCGGGGGCCGGACCGACGTCGTGGTCGGTGTGGACGACAGCGACCACGCGCTCCACGCCGTGGGCTGGGCCGCCGCGGAGGCGCGGCTGCGCGGGGCGTCACTGCGGATCGTGCACGCCGGCACCGCCGGTCCGGGACCCCGTGGGGTTCTGGCCCGGGCCGTCACCGTGGCCCGGCGCGCCGAACCCGGACTCGCCGTGTCGACCACCCTCTCCCCGGCGGAGCCGGTCCTCGCCCTCCTCGACGCGGCATCGGCCGCCGCCCTGCTGGTGGTCGGGATGGGTGGGAGCGTCGACCGGGTCCTCGTGAGCTCGGTGGCGTTGGACGTCAGCACCCGGGCCGCGTGCCCCGTCGTGGTGGTCCGCGGAGGGCCCGTGCCGCCGCACGGCCCGGTGCTCGTCGGCGTCGACACCGTCGAGGGCGACGCGCCCGCGCTGACCGTCGCCTTCTGCGACGCCCGCCGGCACGGTGGGCGGGTGGCTGTGCTGCACTCCCGCGCCGTCGCCACTGCGCCGGTCCTGCCGGCGGCCGAGCTCGCTGCCGACATCGAGGCCCGGAACCGGTTGTGCGGTGAGCTGAGCCCGTGGACCGCGCGGTTCCCCGACGTTCCGGTCGAGGTGAGCGTGGTGCACGACCTCCCGGCCACGGCCCTGCTCCGAGCCGCGGAGGGCGCACGGCTGCTGGCGGTCGGGACTCGGGGGCACGGCGCCTACGCGCGGGCGCTGTTCGGGTCGACGAGCCGTGAGGTGCTGCGACGCAGCCCGGTGACCGTCGTGGTCGTGGACCCCGTCGCGGCCGTCCACGTGGCTCAGGACGCCCAGACCTCGCAGGCGGCCACCGCGGGCCTGGACCACCCGCACGACCGCAGCGTCCTGTTCTGA
- a CDS encoding cupin domain-containing protein, with amino-acid sequence MEKSSLTALARQQLEIAVTAPSGRSAATVYGGHEHVLRQTVIALVSGQKLDEHANPGEATVHVLHGRVRLTSGDLGWEGSPGDLLIVPDARHALESLEDSAVLLTVAKTG; translated from the coding sequence ATGGAGAAGTCTTCACTCACCGCGCTCGCCCGCCAACAGCTGGAGATCGCGGTGACCGCGCCGAGCGGACGCAGCGCGGCGACCGTCTACGGCGGCCACGAGCACGTGCTGCGCCAGACAGTGATCGCGCTGGTGTCCGGCCAGAAGCTCGACGAACACGCCAACCCCGGCGAGGCGACCGTGCACGTGCTGCACGGACGGGTCCGGCTCACCTCCGGCGACCTCGGATGGGAGGGCTCGCCCGGGGACCTGCTGATCGTGCCCGACGCCCGCCACGCCCTCGAATCGCTCGAGGACTCAGCGGTGCTGCTGACTGTGGCGAAGACGGGCTGA